The following nucleotide sequence is from Blastococcus sp. Marseille-P5729.
CGAGCGCTCGTAGCGGAAGCCAGGCCGGATCCGCTTGAAGATCCGCGGAACGGTCTCGACGTTGTGCGCGAACACCTCGGGACGCGCCTCGAACAGCTGGGCCAGCAGCTCGGGCTTGCCGGAGAAGTCCGGGGCGAGCATCTCGACGCCGGTGCCGGGGTTCAGGTCGTGGATGAGCCGGATCGTCTCGGCGTACAGCCAGGCACCCTCGTCAGGCAGGTCGTCGCGGCACACACCGGTCACCGTCGCGTAGCGCAGCCCCATCTTCTGCACCGACTCGGCGACCCGCATCGGCTCGCCGGTGTCGTACGCCGTGGGCTTGGCCGACTCGATCTGGCAAAAGTCGCAGCGGCGAGTGCAGTGCTCGCCGCCGATGAGGAAGGTCGCCTCGCGGTCCTCCCAGCACTCGAAGATATTGGGGCAGCCGGCCTCCTGGCAGACGGTGTGCAGGCCCTCGGACTTCACGAGCGACTGCAGGTCGCGGTACTCCGGGCCCATCTTGGCGCGGGTCTTGATCCACGACGGCTTGCGCTCGATCGGGCTCTGGGCGTTCTTGGCCTCTACCCGCAGCAGGCGGCGTCCCTCAGGTACGACAGTCACCGCACCAGGCTACTCCCGCCGGTCAATCGACCGCTCGCGTCACATTCGGACCCGCTATAGCGGGTCCAACTACGACGCAGGTGGGGAGAGGACGTCGGCGAGCGGGGTCGCGTAGTCACAGCAGCGTCGTAGGTGCGGCTCGAGCAGCCGCGCGACCTCGGCCAGCGGCGGGGCGTCGCCGAGCTCGGCGGCGATCGACGTCACGCCCGCGTCGCTGATGCCGCACGGGATGATGTTCTCGAAGGCTGCATTCCCGTTACTGACGTTGACCGCGAAGCCATGCAGCGTCGTACGCCGGGCCACCCTGATCCCGATCGCGCAGATCTTGCGCTCCGGCCGCCCCGGCGTCGCCACCACATTCCGCAACGACAGCGGTACCGAGTCATACGCGCGCCCAGCACCCTCCGAAGTCTCTGGCTCTTCGTGCTGCCCGGCCGAGGAATGCTCCCGTCCAGCCGCGTCCGGGATGTCCGGGCCGGACGCCGTCAACGGCGCCGCTCCGACCGCGGGCAGCCAGACGCCGGTCCGCCCCTCCACGCGACGGCCGGCAATGCCGAGCTCGGCGAGCATGTCGATCACCGCCTGTTCCATGCGGCGCACGTGGTCGACGACGCCGATCCGGCCCGGCAGCGTGATGATCGGGTAGCCGACGAGCTGTCCCGGACCGTGCCAGGTGATCTTGCCGCCACGGTCTACGTCGATGACCGGAGTGCCGTCGAAGGGCCGCTCCTCGGCGAGGGTCTGCCGGCCGGCGGTGTAAACGGGCTGGTGCTCCAGCAGCAGCACCCGTCCCGGCAGCTCGCCGGAGGCGACGCGGGCGTGCACCGAGCGTTGGTAGTCCCACGCCCACTGGTAGTCGATGCGCCGTCCCTCGCGCAGGCCGAGCCACTCGATGTCGAGGCTGGACGGCGCTGGGTCGAGGTCGGACGGCGCTGGCACGCCAAGATCCTACGCGCGCGGGCCGTCCCACGTGTCACGGTGGATCGCGTCCTGCAGCGGACGGCGCCCCCGCCAGCCGAAGCGCTCGAGATCGGGCACCTCCTGCAGCTGCGAGACCGGTCCGA
It contains:
- the lipA gene encoding lipoyl synthase; this translates as MTVVPEGRRLLRVEAKNAQSPIERKPSWIKTRAKMGPEYRDLQSLVKSEGLHTVCQEAGCPNIFECWEDREATFLIGGEHCTRRCDFCQIESAKPTAYDTGEPMRVAESVQKMGLRYATVTGVCRDDLPDEGAWLYAETIRLIHDLNPGTGVEMLAPDFSGKPELLAQLFEARPEVFAHNVETVPRIFKRIRPGFRYERSLDVITQARDAGLVTKSNLILGMGETRAEVSEALQQLHDAGCDLVTITQYLRPNIHLLPVDRWVKPEEFVELADEAKAIGFVGVMSGPLVRSSYRAGRLYQQAIDARAAAH
- the lipB gene encoding lipoyl(octanoyl) transferase LipB, which encodes MPAPSDLDPAPSSLDIEWLGLREGRRIDYQWAWDYQRSVHARVASGELPGRVLLLEHQPVYTAGRQTLAEERPFDGTPVIDVDRGGKITWHGPGQLVGYPIITLPGRIGVVDHVRRMEQAVIDMLAELGIAGRRVEGRTGVWLPAVGAAPLTASGPDIPDAAGREHSSAGQHEEPETSEGAGRAYDSVPLSLRNVVATPGRPERKICAIGIRVARRTTLHGFAVNVSNGNAAFENIIPCGISDAGVTSIAAELGDAPPLAEVARLLEPHLRRCCDYATPLADVLSPPAS